A section of the Ovis canadensis isolate MfBH-ARS-UI-01 breed Bighorn chromosome 1, ARS-UI_OviCan_v2, whole genome shotgun sequence genome encodes:
- the TWIST2 gene encoding twist-related protein 2 — MEEGSSSPVSPVDSLGTSEEELERQPKRFGRKRRYSKKSSEDGSPTPGKRGKKGSPSAQSFEELQSQRILANVRERQRTQSLNEAFAALRKIIPTLPSDKLSKIQTLKLAARYIDFLYQVLQSDEMDNKMTSCSYVAHERLSYAFSVWRMEGAWSMSASH, encoded by the coding sequence ATGGAGGAGGGCTCCAGCTCGCCCGTGTCCCCCGTGGACAGCCTGGGCACCAGTGAGGAGGAGCTCGAGCGGCAGCCCAAGCGCTTCGGCCGGAAACGGCGCTACAGCAAGAAGTCTAGCGAAGATGGCAGCCCGACCCCCGGCAAGCGCGGCAAGAAGGGCAGCCCGAGCGCGCAGTCCTTCGAGGAGCTGCAGAGCCAGCGCATCCTGGCCAACGTGCGCGAGCGCCAGCGCACCCAGTCGCTCAACGAGGCCTTCGCCGCGCTGCGCAAGATCATCCCCACGCTGCCCTCGGACAAGCTCAGCAAGATCCAGACGCTCAAGCTGGCCGCCAGGTACATAGACTTCCTCTACCAGGTCCTGCAGAGCGACGAGATGGACAATAAGATGACCAGCTGCAGCTACGTGGCCCATGAGCGCCTCAGCTACGCCTTCTCCGTGTGGCGCATGGAGGGCGCGTGGTCCATGTCCGCCTCCCACTAG